Proteins from a genomic interval of Rhodococcus rhodochrous:
- a CDS encoding phosphoribosyltransferase family protein, whose protein sequence is MTDILDIPWATAELGFALEHVESPCGYTVPELVRPGLRRNPRRAHLLVSTVLGKHIPTEPAAVRGAGHRLGRLVADLLGDATSDAVVMGFAETATGLGHCVADALDAACYLHSTRRQVPGAEVLTGFEEGHSHATFHLLQPTSGALFANAAPLVLVDDEISTGATALDAIRALHRDHPRDRYVLASLVDMRSEQDRRRTAEVAAELGTTIEHVSLAAGRSVVPDDLVARVAALPDPLLNPVGDRRGDVRFLHAAWPSHVPDGGRHGMLRADAAAFDAALSTLADAIAEVRDARRPAVVVGHEELMYLPLRLAEALVERGTPARFQTTTRSPVHVMDVDGYPLRRGFRFTAPEHIDSEFENEVPRFLYNAQWPTPTEVRAELILVIDSPADTDRLRAPGGVLDVLTAAGEDVLVVIVPATDPTVLRTHRETV, encoded by the coding sequence ATGACCGATATTCTCGATATTCCTTGGGCCACCGCAGAGCTCGGATTCGCTCTCGAACATGTGGAGTCGCCGTGCGGTTACACCGTTCCCGAACTCGTCCGACCGGGGCTGCGACGCAATCCACGACGCGCGCACCTGCTCGTCTCCACGGTTCTCGGTAAGCACATCCCCACCGAGCCGGCCGCGGTGCGCGGTGCCGGTCACCGGCTCGGCCGGCTCGTCGCCGATCTCCTCGGCGATGCAACATCCGACGCTGTCGTCATGGGATTCGCCGAAACCGCAACGGGTCTCGGTCACTGCGTGGCCGACGCCCTCGACGCCGCATGCTACCTGCACTCGACGCGACGCCAGGTTCCCGGAGCGGAGGTGCTCACCGGATTCGAGGAGGGGCACTCGCACGCGACCTTCCACCTGCTCCAGCCGACCTCCGGCGCACTGTTCGCCAACGCTGCGCCGCTCGTCCTCGTCGACGACGAGATCTCCACGGGTGCAACGGCCCTCGACGCCATCCGCGCGCTGCACCGCGATCATCCGCGTGATCGTTACGTGCTCGCCTCCCTCGTCGACATGCGGTCGGAGCAGGATCGCCGCCGGACTGCGGAGGTCGCGGCGGAACTCGGCACGACCATCGAGCACGTGAGCCTGGCCGCCGGACGATCCGTCGTCCCCGACGATCTCGTCGCGCGGGTCGCGGCATTGCCCGACCCTCTCCTCAATCCGGTGGGCGATCGACGCGGCGACGTCCGGTTCCTCCACGCGGCGTGGCCGTCCCACGTGCCCGACGGTGGGCGGCACGGGATGCTGCGGGCCGACGCGGCGGCCTTCGACGCGGCGTTGTCGACACTCGCCGACGCGATCGCGGAGGTGCGCGATGCCCGGCGTCCCGCCGTCGTCGTCGGACACGAGGAACTGATGTACCTGCCGCTGCGACTCGCGGAGGCGCTCGTCGAACGCGGCACCCCCGCCCGGTTCCAGACCACGACCCGCTCCCCCGTCCACGTGATGGACGTCGACGGATATCCGTTGCGCCGCGGATTCCGTTTCACCGCCCCCGAACACATCGACAGCGAGTTCGAGAACGAGGTGCCGCGTTTCCTCTACAACGCGCAGTGGCCCACGCCGACCGAGGTCCGCGCCGAGCTGATCCTCGTCATCGATTCGCCCGCCGACACCGACCGTCTGCGCGCACCGGGAGGCGTTCTCGACGTGCTCACAGCTGCCGGCGAGGACGTCCTCGTCGTGATCGTGCCCGCCACCGATCCGACGGTGCTGCGCACCCACAGGGAGACCGTATGA
- a CDS encoding cysteine protease StiP family protein has translation MTVPLTGPEFGSYAPDEVTWLLKDLSHADLEGDIAEREARIQAGLAHYAESLPIEYQPDAAYRELFDKALAGTAGRLAHAVGTVTELLLSERGTDLTLVSLARAGTPIGILIRRWALHHHGLTLPHYAVSIVRGRGIDSAALDHITARHDPASIVFVDGWTGKGAIARELSAALAEYTARGGPVLSDDLAVLADPGHCVRTYGTRDDFLIASACLNSTVSGLVSRTVLNDSLIGPGEFHGAKFYAELAADDVSNHLLDAVTAEFDTCGDVASAAQTVLESDRTPTWAGWESVERVRAQYGISSVNFVKPGVGETTRVLLRRVPWKVLVRDITADEHAHIRMLAAARDVPVEEVPDLAYSCMGLIKDLP, from the coding sequence ATGACCGTGCCACTGACCGGACCCGAGTTCGGCTCCTACGCGCCCGACGAGGTGACGTGGCTGCTCAAGGACCTCTCCCACGCCGACCTCGAGGGCGACATCGCCGAACGTGAGGCACGGATCCAGGCGGGTCTCGCGCACTACGCGGAGTCCCTGCCGATCGAGTACCAGCCCGACGCCGCCTACCGCGAACTGTTCGACAAGGCACTGGCCGGCACAGCGGGCCGGTTGGCGCACGCGGTGGGCACGGTCACCGAACTGCTTCTCTCCGAACGCGGAACCGACCTGACCCTCGTGTCGCTTGCGCGGGCGGGCACCCCGATCGGCATCCTGATCCGCCGGTGGGCGCTGCACCACCACGGGTTGACGCTGCCGCACTACGCCGTGTCGATCGTCCGGGGCCGCGGAATCGACTCCGCCGCCCTCGATCACATCACCGCGCGGCACGATCCCGCGTCGATCGTCTTCGTCGACGGCTGGACGGGTAAGGGCGCGATCGCGCGTGAACTGTCCGCTGCGCTCGCCGAATACACCGCGCGAGGCGGTCCCGTCCTGTCCGACGATCTCGCGGTACTCGCCGACCCCGGCCACTGCGTCCGCACCTACGGCACGCGCGACGACTTCCTCATCGCCTCGGCCTGCCTGAACTCCACCGTCTCCGGACTGGTCTCGCGGACGGTCCTCAACGACAGCCTGATCGGCCCCGGAGAGTTCCACGGCGCCAAGTTCTACGCCGAGCTGGCCGCGGACGACGTGTCGAACCATCTGCTGGACGCCGTCACCGCAGAGTTCGACACGTGCGGCGACGTCGCATCGGCTGCGCAGACAGTGCTCGAATCCGACCGCACCCCTACCTGGGCCGGCTGGGAGTCCGTCGAGCGGGTGCGGGCGCAGTACGGCATCTCGAGCGTCAACTTCGTCAAACCCGGTGTCGGAGAGACCACCCGTGTGTTGCTACGCCGCGTTCCCTGGAAGGTTCTGGTACGCGACATCACCGCCGACGAGCACGCCCACATCCGGATGCTCGCGGCCGCCCGCGACGTTCCCGTCGAGGAGGTTCCCGACCTGGCCTACTCCTGCATGGGCCTGATCAAGGACCTGCCGTGA
- a CDS encoding HAD family hydrolase, whose amino-acid sequence MTGDQFDTQALLCVEYYEGAPLSYVTDTAAQQLRTLADEVAMVPTTTRTPEQFRRIDLPGGPWRYAIASNGGSIIEDGHLDPHWRRTVEAAVRDGGASLDEVTTELRRRISEDWVSKFRIADELFCYLVVDVAAQPVGFLDDWHEWCSTRGWNASQQGRKIYTMPNSVCKSRAVAEVHRRLRDRGVLAEDAPVFAAGDGALDAEMLKAADAAIRPRHGELELMDWRHPTVSVTAAAGVTAGEEILTWFARSARLPVAS is encoded by the coding sequence ATGACCGGCGACCAGTTCGACACGCAGGCTCTGCTGTGCGTCGAGTACTACGAGGGCGCACCGCTGTCGTACGTCACCGACACTGCTGCACAACAGCTTCGGACGCTCGCCGACGAGGTCGCGATGGTGCCGACGACCACGCGCACACCCGAACAGTTCCGCCGCATCGACCTCCCCGGCGGTCCGTGGCGGTATGCCATCGCGAGCAACGGTGGGTCGATCATCGAGGACGGGCATCTCGACCCGCACTGGCGCAGGACCGTGGAAGCAGCGGTACGCGATGGGGGCGCGAGCCTCGACGAGGTGACGACCGAACTGCGTCGCCGCATCTCCGAGGACTGGGTGTCGAAGTTCCGCATCGCCGACGAGTTGTTCTGCTATCTCGTCGTCGACGTCGCAGCGCAACCGGTGGGATTCCTCGACGACTGGCACGAGTGGTGTTCGACGCGCGGCTGGAACGCCTCGCAGCAGGGCCGGAAGATCTACACGATGCCGAACAGCGTGTGCAAGAGCCGCGCGGTGGCCGAGGTGCACCGGCGGCTCCGCGACCGCGGGGTGCTCGCCGAGGATGCCCCCGTCTTCGCCGCGGGGGACGGTGCGCTCGATGCGGAGATGCTGAAGGCCGCCGACGCCGCGATCCGGCCTCGCCACGGCGAACTCGAACTGATGGACTGGCGCCACCCGACCGTCTCGGTGACCGCCGCCGCGGGCGTCACCGCCGGGGAGGAGATTCTCACCTGGTTCGCCCGATCCGCTCGTCTTCCGGTCGCTTCGTAG
- a CDS encoding TerD family protein, giving the protein MSTPLSKGQNGPLTASDVVVSLELTTPADLSALLVKADGKVRSDADFVFFNQPTGPGVRLVSGAPGQAASLAVSLAQVPADIDQVRAVITLDDASSNFGRFAPPTARVSDSAGTVLYEYRIDGLSTESIVIALELYRRQGAWKVRAVGQGYAGGFAALVTDHGVSVDDAPAQPAAAPQPVAPTPAQAPPVQQTPPPPVQLTPPPAYPAQPAPPAQPTAPAQPAEVSLTKNRPVSLVKGQKVTLRKDGGVALTFLRMGLGWDPVEKRGLFGNRSADIDLDASAVMFADNQIADVVYYGQLQSKDGSVQHQGDNLTGAGEGDDEVMLVDLTRVPAHVTTVMFIVTSYKGHTFEQVKNAFCRLIDGTIDTELARYTLQGGMPFTGMVMAKVYRQGSEWKLQAIGEGMQAKHPGEAAPQLGRFLAV; this is encoded by the coding sequence TTGTCGACTCCGCTCTCCAAGGGTCAGAACGGACCGCTCACCGCGTCCGACGTCGTCGTCTCGCTCGAGCTGACCACGCCCGCCGATCTGTCCGCACTGCTCGTCAAGGCCGACGGCAAGGTGCGCTCCGACGCCGACTTCGTGTTCTTCAACCAGCCCACCGGGCCGGGTGTGCGTCTCGTATCCGGCGCGCCCGGACAGGCAGCATCGCTCGCCGTGTCGCTCGCGCAGGTTCCCGCCGACATCGATCAGGTACGCGCTGTGATCACCCTCGACGATGCGTCGAGCAACTTCGGTCGGTTCGCACCGCCCACCGCGCGCGTGTCCGACAGTGCGGGAACGGTGTTGTACGAGTACCGGATCGACGGACTGAGCACCGAATCCATCGTGATCGCGCTGGAGTTGTACCGGCGCCAGGGCGCGTGGAAGGTCCGCGCCGTGGGCCAGGGATATGCGGGCGGATTCGCGGCGCTGGTGACCGATCACGGCGTCAGCGTCGACGACGCACCGGCCCAACCTGCTGCCGCACCGCAGCCTGTCGCTCCCACGCCCGCTCAGGCTCCGCCCGTTCAGCAGACTCCGCCTCCGCCGGTGCAGCTGACCCCACCTCCGGCATATCCGGCGCAGCCGGCACCTCCGGCACAACCGACGGCTCCGGCACAGCCCGCGGAGGTCAGCCTCACGAAGAACCGCCCGGTGAGCCTGGTGAAGGGCCAGAAGGTCACCCTCCGCAAGGACGGCGGCGTCGCGTTGACCTTCCTGCGCATGGGGCTCGGCTGGGATCCGGTGGAGAAGCGCGGCCTGTTCGGCAACCGCTCCGCCGACATCGACCTCGACGCCTCGGCCGTGATGTTCGCCGACAACCAGATCGCCGACGTCGTGTACTACGGCCAGCTGCAGTCGAAGGACGGTTCGGTCCAGCACCAGGGCGACAACCTCACCGGTGCCGGTGAGGGCGACGACGAGGTGATGCTCGTCGACCTCACGCGGGTCCCCGCCCATGTCACGACGGTGATGTTCATCGTCACCTCCTACAAGGGCCACACCTTCGAGCAAGTGAAGAATGCGTTCTGCCGTCTCATCGACGGCACGATCGACACCGAGCTGGCCCGCTACACGCTGCAGGGTGGCATGCCGTTCACGGGCATGGTCATGGCGAAGGTCTACCGCCAGGGCAGCGAATGGAAGCTGCAGGCCATCGGCGAGGGCATGCAGGCGAAGCATCCCGGTGAGGCTGCGCCGCAATTGGGCCGGTTCCTGGCCGTCTGA
- a CDS encoding TerD family protein: MGELFTAGRNAPLPTRTARFTATASVPLDVFAFVVDDGLQVASSDDVVFYNQPGTPGIRLEGEVIVVDVDSVRPGARVLCAVGCERPAAVSTSLSDAAGTVLASFHVEPAVGTETALLCWEIYRRHDEWKIRALGQGYAGGLAEMFTAHGVDVESPSDAEKVAAPGADPVIGLSPLEVLWRIFEDAARSAAAYTSSVEFAQHRFDDELSAAVADPARRMEPEADRARARAQQRYDELVGVAEARYRDDSAVLAAELLTVDATLPPALASWISPAWMHLHLPSDGVRVGEVTAPDLGPLRIPLCLPAPLTRPLWIDGDPAELGPVVSSVVVRLLTARPGTLLHLVDPGRTLPALEPLTAARLAGPPVHDRSQVSAKLRGLADAADLDALARQVDAETASPVLLVLAGLPYGYDHDDLIEIVRIVRTGSAGRVSVVLAGDPSDDQVAEMLWDEAQKLPVDGELADPWTGGRWTFVPDSLPTETEHLRGALGGSSLLE; the protein is encoded by the coding sequence GTGGGCGAGCTCTTCACAGCGGGGCGCAACGCCCCGCTGCCGACCCGCACGGCCCGTTTCACGGCGACCGCATCCGTCCCGCTCGACGTGTTCGCGTTCGTCGTGGACGACGGCCTGCAGGTGGCGTCCTCCGACGACGTCGTGTTCTACAACCAGCCCGGCACGCCCGGCATTCGACTCGAGGGCGAGGTGATCGTCGTCGACGTCGACTCGGTCCGTCCCGGTGCACGCGTGCTGTGCGCGGTCGGCTGCGAGCGACCCGCAGCGGTGTCGACCTCGTTGTCCGACGCGGCGGGCACCGTCCTCGCGTCGTTTCACGTGGAACCGGCGGTCGGTACCGAGACGGCGCTGCTGTGCTGGGAGATCTACCGTCGTCACGACGAATGGAAGATCCGCGCCCTCGGCCAGGGATACGCCGGTGGACTCGCCGAGATGTTCACCGCGCACGGAGTGGATGTCGAGTCACCCTCCGATGCGGAGAAGGTGGCCGCTCCCGGGGCCGATCCCGTCATCGGCCTCTCACCCCTCGAGGTGTTGTGGCGGATCTTCGAGGACGCCGCCCGGTCGGCCGCCGCGTACACGTCGAGTGTGGAGTTCGCCCAGCACCGCTTCGACGACGAACTCTCGGCAGCCGTGGCCGATCCCGCCCGGCGCATGGAGCCCGAGGCCGACCGTGCCCGGGCACGTGCGCAGCAGCGCTACGACGAGCTCGTCGGTGTCGCCGAGGCCCGCTACCGCGACGACAGTGCGGTGCTCGCCGCCGAGCTGCTCACCGTCGACGCGACGTTGCCGCCCGCACTCGCATCGTGGATCTCCCCGGCCTGGATGCACCTGCACCTGCCGAGCGACGGCGTGCGGGTGGGTGAGGTGACGGCGCCCGATCTGGGTCCACTGCGCATCCCCCTGTGTCTGCCGGCGCCGCTCACGCGACCGTTGTGGATCGACGGTGATCCGGCCGAACTCGGTCCCGTCGTGTCGTCCGTGGTCGTGCGGCTGCTCACGGCCCGGCCCGGCACCCTGTTGCACCTCGTCGATCCAGGGCGGACGCTGCCCGCACTCGAACCCCTCACCGCAGCCCGACTTGCCGGACCACCCGTCCACGACCGGTCACAGGTCTCCGCCAAACTCCGAGGGCTGGCCGACGCGGCGGACCTCGACGCGCTCGCCCGGCAGGTCGACGCGGAGACCGCCTCACCCGTGTTGCTGGTCCTCGCCGGGCTCCCCTACGGCTACGACCACGACGACCTGATCGAGATCGTCCGGATCGTGCGTACCGGCAGTGCCGGTCGGGTCTCGGTCGTCCTCGCGGGCGATCCATCGGACGATCAGGTCGCGGAGATGCTGTGGGACGAGGCGCAGAAGCTCCCCGTCGACGGGGAGCTGGCCGATCCGTGGACGGGCGGCCGGTGGACGTTCGTTCCCGACAGCCTGCCCACCGAGACCGAGCATCTGCGCGGCGCGCTGGGTGGGAGCTCGCTCCTGGAGTGA
- a CDS encoding pyridoxamine 5'-phosphate oxidase family protein has product MHETPTELAELQVLLDTSLSRSTSHLRSIVDASRTLTAEQLVEVLTGMCVLSLATVTAGGEPRISGVDGHFLHGKWYFGTAPNAAKARHLAARPAVSAAHIRGEDLGVFTHGHVEILNPCGGEPADDWPELLAYLQSFYGGDAFDWDEEVVYYRLDPHWMTVYAPDVTALVDRR; this is encoded by the coding sequence ATGCACGAAACCCCCACCGAACTCGCCGAACTCCAGGTGCTCCTCGACACGTCGCTGTCCCGGTCCACATCCCATCTGAGGTCGATCGTCGACGCGTCGCGGACCCTCACGGCCGAGCAGCTCGTCGAGGTGCTCACGGGCATGTGCGTCCTCTCGCTGGCGACGGTCACCGCCGGCGGTGAACCGCGCATCAGCGGTGTGGACGGACACTTCCTGCACGGCAAGTGGTACTTCGGCACGGCCCCCAACGCCGCCAAGGCCCGGCATCTCGCCGCACGTCCCGCAGTCAGCGCGGCGCACATACGCGGGGAGGACCTCGGCGTGTTCACGCACGGTCACGTGGAGATTCTCAACCCGTGCGGCGGTGAGCCGGCCGACGACTGGCCCGAACTGCTCGCCTACCTTCAGTCGTTCTACGGCGGGGACGCGTTCGACTGGGACGAGGAGGTGGTCTACTACCGCCTGGATCCGCATTGGATGACCGTGTACGCGCCTGATGTCACGGCGCTCGTCGACCGGCGCTGA
- a CDS encoding DUF418 domain-containing protein, whose protein sequence is MTVTDPTTRQRRILALDVARGIAILGTFAANVWIFTDPAGIVGYLASVGTDPWPQRILMQLTQGKFLGLLTLMFGIGLAVQAASAQRAGRPWPGGYRVRAALLLVDGLVHYLLVAEFDILMGYALTSMLVCGLVISSGRVRLWVAGAAVAVHALAVTALVVALAGSPPNPETPELTTATWWDMVVFRVDNAAAFRAEVIFVIPMTVALFLTGAALYSTGLFDSRGAVLRRRLMVVGAIAAPLDLAAGLFGGAAGVFAARYGIAPFVALGLLAWIAHFYIGRSTTGTVGTACERIGRTALSCYILQNIVASVLCYDWGFGLAKAVDADMRVPFTIAVYVAVGAVMVVGSRWWLGRFRQGPVEWAWRASYERLSERRRRVVRSRFEARPNSIPYSRILR, encoded by the coding sequence ATGACGGTCACCGATCCGACGACGCGACAGCGACGCATCCTCGCCCTCGACGTGGCCCGGGGAATCGCCATCCTCGGCACCTTCGCCGCCAATGTCTGGATCTTCACCGATCCCGCCGGCATCGTCGGCTATCTCGCCTCGGTCGGCACCGATCCGTGGCCGCAACGCATCCTCATGCAGCTCACACAGGGGAAGTTCCTCGGGCTACTCACGCTGATGTTCGGGATCGGCCTGGCCGTGCAGGCGGCCTCCGCACAGCGAGCGGGGCGGCCGTGGCCCGGCGGCTACCGGGTACGCGCCGCCCTGCTCCTCGTCGACGGGCTCGTGCACTACCTGCTCGTCGCCGAGTTCGACATCCTCATGGGATATGCACTGACGTCCATGCTCGTGTGCGGGCTCGTGATCTCCTCCGGTCGTGTGCGGTTGTGGGTCGCGGGTGCGGCCGTCGCTGTGCACGCGCTGGCCGTGACCGCGCTCGTCGTGGCGCTCGCCGGTTCACCGCCGAATCCGGAGACCCCCGAGTTGACCACCGCCACCTGGTGGGACATGGTCGTCTTCCGCGTGGACAACGCCGCTGCGTTCCGCGCCGAGGTGATCTTCGTGATCCCGATGACGGTCGCGCTGTTCCTGACCGGTGCCGCACTGTATTCGACCGGTCTGTTCGACAGCAGAGGTGCGGTGCTGCGCCGACGGCTGATGGTGGTCGGCGCGATCGCGGCGCCTCTCGATCTCGCCGCAGGTCTGTTCGGTGGTGCCGCAGGTGTATTCGCAGCGCGCTACGGCATCGCACCGTTCGTCGCGCTCGGCCTGCTGGCGTGGATCGCCCATTTCTACATCGGCAGGTCCACGACCGGCACGGTCGGTACCGCCTGTGAACGCATCGGGCGGACCGCGCTGAGTTGCTACATCCTGCAGAACATCGTCGCGTCGGTGCTCTGTTACGACTGGGGATTCGGCCTGGCGAAGGCCGTGGACGCCGACATGCGGGTCCCGTTCACGATTGCGGTGTACGTTGCGGTGGGAGCGGTGATGGTGGTCGGATCCCGGTGGTGGCTCGGCCGATTCCGTCAGGGTCCGGTCGAATGGGCGTGGCGGGCGTCCTACGAGCGGCTGTCGGAACGTCGTCGACGTGTCGTCCGCTCCCGTTTCGAAGCGCGGCCGAATTCGATTCCGTACTCGCGGATCTTGCGGTAG
- a CDS encoding sigma-54-dependent Fis family transcriptional regulator gives MRHWLRVSWLRSAQANVDADQPGADYVDPDTVDTVLTRAAAPVLDAMAQEIDSEPVSLILTDASGTVLRRHLGDPGLAAALDSVHLAPGFRYAETSVGTNGIGTSLEVGAPLLIRGDEHYNGRLRRFSCAGAPVTHPVTGAVLGAVDLTTLAENTNALLLSFAKMVAQRIREQILEEAGELDRALLRDYHLACQHSGRPVIAIGDEVLMMNDLTQRVFDSRDQAAIIDRTRDSRGRSEPFTLLADLPSGVTARLSYRPTFVDDRLAGGIVHIKEQVSRGRARTAGRGGAPVLRSVVGTSATWTRAVEEVFDACARTEWIVVDGEPGSGRSALVRAVHEYARSGRLLVSADASTVSVDELLERIAAAVDEGADLLIRRVDGLDGDTLDAVSDFLLDAASNSIADDSWVTVTMDSTDGLPDTHPLLRLFPKTVPVPPLRHHVDDLPELSRFLLDSMGAENLTLSRAAANQLARLSWQGNVTHLRTVLEDIFRRRRSGTIELDDLPAECRSATRRRLTRIESLERDAVVDALALHNGDKAAAAHALGMSRATIYRKIREYGIEFGRASKRERTTRRRRSDSRS, from the coding sequence ATGAGGCACTGGCTGCGCGTGTCGTGGTTGCGATCGGCGCAGGCGAACGTCGACGCCGACCAGCCGGGCGCCGACTACGTCGACCCGGACACGGTGGACACCGTGCTCACCCGCGCTGCGGCGCCGGTGCTGGATGCGATGGCCCAGGAGATCGACAGCGAACCCGTCTCGCTCATCCTCACCGACGCCTCCGGAACCGTGCTGCGCCGGCACCTCGGAGACCCCGGTCTCGCCGCTGCGCTCGACAGCGTCCATCTCGCCCCCGGGTTCCGGTACGCCGAGACGAGCGTCGGCACGAACGGCATCGGCACCTCCCTCGAGGTGGGCGCACCCCTGCTCATCCGCGGCGACGAGCACTACAACGGACGTCTACGCCGGTTCTCGTGTGCGGGCGCTCCGGTGACCCATCCGGTGACCGGGGCGGTGCTCGGCGCCGTGGACCTGACCACCCTGGCGGAGAACACCAATGCGCTGCTGCTGTCGTTCGCGAAGATGGTCGCGCAGCGGATCCGGGAACAGATCCTCGAGGAAGCCGGCGAGCTCGACCGGGCGCTGCTGCGCGACTACCACCTCGCCTGCCAGCATTCGGGCCGGCCGGTCATCGCGATCGGTGACGAAGTGCTCATGATGAACGACCTCACGCAGCGCGTGTTCGATTCGCGTGACCAGGCGGCCATCATCGACCGCACCCGCGACTCGCGGGGCAGGTCCGAACCGTTCACGCTCCTCGCCGACCTGCCGAGCGGCGTCACCGCACGGTTGTCCTACCGGCCCACCTTCGTCGACGACAGGCTCGCAGGCGGGATCGTGCACATCAAGGAACAGGTGAGCCGCGGGCGGGCACGGACGGCCGGTCGCGGTGGCGCTCCGGTTCTGCGATCCGTCGTCGGTACGAGCGCCACGTGGACGCGCGCCGTCGAGGAGGTGTTCGACGCCTGCGCGCGGACCGAGTGGATCGTCGTCGACGGCGAGCCGGGCTCCGGAAGGTCGGCCCTGGTCCGTGCGGTGCACGAATACGCCAGGAGCGGGCGCCTTCTCGTCTCGGCGGATGCGTCGACGGTGAGCGTCGACGAGCTCCTCGAGCGGATCGCGGCGGCGGTGGACGAGGGAGCGGATCTGCTGATCCGCCGCGTCGACGGACTCGACGGCGACACCCTCGATGCGGTGAGCGATTTCCTGCTCGATGCGGCGTCGAACTCCATTGCGGACGATTCCTGGGTGACGGTCACGATGGATTCGACCGACGGCCTGCCCGATACGCATCCGCTGTTGCGGTTGTTCCCCAAGACCGTGCCGGTGCCCCCGTTGCGTCACCACGTCGACGATCTGCCCGAACTGTCCCGCTTCCTGCTCGATTCGATGGGTGCCGAGAACCTGACGTTGTCCCGCGCCGCGGCGAACCAGCTCGCGCGACTGTCGTGGCAGGGCAACGTGACACATCTTCGAACGGTGCTCGAGGACATCTTCAGGCGCCGACGGTCCGGCACGATCGAGCTCGACGATCTGCCCGCGGAGTGCCGGTCGGCCACCCGCCGGCGCCTGACGAGAATCGAATCGCTCGAACGCGACGCGGTGGTCGACGCCCTCGCGCTCCACAACGGCGACAAGGCCGCCGCGGCACATGCTCTGGGGATGTCGCGCGCGACGATCTACCGCAAGATCCGCGAGTACGGAATCGAATTCGGCCGCGCTTCGAAACGGGAGCGGACGACACGTCGACGACGTTCCGACAGCCGCTCGTAG